The Polycladomyces subterraneus genome includes a window with the following:
- a CDS encoding SOS response-associated peptidase translates to MCGRFTLTAGLGDIIRRFLIAEAEQVEHEPHYNIAPTQRVPVVVGLPGGERRLMMFRWGLIPHWARTPSIGQRMINARRETLLEKPAFRSLVPRRRCIIPADGYYEWKVLPDKRKQPYRIVPEDGLAGLAGLWDRWVSPEGETVDSFTIITTEAVGPVASIHDRMPVILQPDAESMWLDADLRDPVAAVEMLVPRADTLSFYPVSTVVNSPRNDVPQCIEPVEGD, encoded by the coding sequence ATGTGCGGACGTTTCACGCTGACCGCAGGATTGGGGGATATCATACGGCGGTTTCTAATCGCAGAAGCGGAACAGGTGGAACATGAGCCCCATTACAACATCGCACCCACCCAGCGTGTCCCGGTAGTGGTCGGGTTACCGGGAGGTGAAAGGAGGTTGATGATGTTTCGTTGGGGATTGATTCCACATTGGGCGCGTACGCCGTCGATCGGGCAGCGGATGATCAATGCCAGAAGGGAAACCCTGCTGGAAAAACCGGCGTTTCGCTCCCTGGTACCTCGCCGCAGATGTATCATTCCCGCAGACGGGTACTATGAATGGAAAGTGTTGCCGGACAAACGGAAACAACCGTACCGGATTGTGCCGGAAGACGGGTTGGCGGGTTTGGCCGGGCTGTGGGACCGATGGGTGTCGCCGGAAGGGGAGACGGTCGATTCGTTCACCATCATTACGACAGAAGCGGTCGGGCCGGTGGCGTCTATCCACGACCGCATGCCGGTGATCCTGCAACCGGATGCGGAGTCAATGTGGCTTGATGCTGATCTGCGCGACCCGGTCGCCGCTGTGGAGATGCTGGTTCCGCGTGCGGACACATTGTCGTTTTATCCCGTCTCCACGGTGGTCAACTCGCCACGGAATGATGTGCCGCAATGTATTGAGCCTGTGGAGGGGGATTGA
- a CDS encoding thiamine pyrophosphate-binding protein encodes MVKMVADYVVSQLAEWGVQRVYGVLGDANLALLDALSRQPKVQYIACRTETAAALMASAEAKLTGNLGVCTATSGPGAALLLAGLGDAALDQVPLLAVTGQVPRERLGTGAKQDLDQQLLFQAVASYSALVAEARGLPLQLHLALRTAVEQGGVGHLSVPKDVWSIPVSDPVFPLPPAKWKPEISARDVRTAAEWLNQSRRPVLLVGRGGERAGQQIAAMAEQLDAPVIATMPARPVIPNDHPLFVGGLGQAGSEPSTVLLNEADVCLVLGATWWPKTEIPRHIPIIQVDADPRAIGRVVPVTVGIAGKVEAVVPALSGQLQQWDRSEWRARVHQLREDWERRLADEVSQSGVPIAPQRVIHALSRCVAEDAVIAVDTGDHTLWFNRIFQSRRQEILISGRWRTLGFALPAAMAAKLFYPDRQVVALAGDGGVMTTIADLVTATHYGLDITLVVMNNGSYAMEKNRMQLAGFSTMGSETVNPDFSALAVACGGEGFVVEQPEDLEPVLQRALARPVPTIVDVRCSDVMVPHTTF; translated from the coding sequence ATGGTAAAAATGGTCGCAGATTACGTAGTGTCGCAATTGGCCGAATGGGGAGTGCAACGGGTGTACGGCGTGTTGGGGGATGCCAATCTTGCGTTGCTGGATGCGTTGTCCCGCCAGCCAAAGGTGCAGTACATCGCGTGCCGGACCGAAACGGCGGCGGCGTTGATGGCATCGGCGGAAGCCAAATTAACGGGAAACCTGGGAGTCTGTACTGCCACCAGCGGTCCCGGTGCCGCCCTTTTGCTCGCGGGGTTGGGTGATGCCGCATTGGACCAGGTCCCCTTGTTAGCCGTCACCGGTCAAGTGCCGCGAGAGAGACTGGGGACGGGGGCAAAACAGGATCTGGATCAGCAATTATTGTTTCAGGCTGTCGCGTCCTATTCTGCGCTGGTGGCGGAGGCTCGTGGATTGCCGCTGCAATTGCATTTGGCGTTGCGGACGGCGGTGGAACAGGGAGGGGTGGGCCATTTGTCCGTTCCGAAAGATGTATGGAGCATACCGGTTTCCGACCCTGTTTTTCCCCTCCCCCCGGCCAAATGGAAACCGGAGATTTCCGCAAGGGATGTGAGGACGGCGGCGGAGTGGCTCAATCAGTCCCGACGCCCCGTTTTGCTGGTCGGACGCGGAGGAGAACGGGCAGGTCAACAGATTGCGGCGATGGCAGAACAGCTGGATGCACCGGTGATTGCCACCATGCCGGCACGACCGGTGATTCCCAACGACCATCCCTTGTTTGTGGGGGGATTGGGGCAGGCGGGCAGCGAACCATCCACGGTGTTGCTCAATGAAGCGGATGTCTGTCTCGTATTGGGAGCGACTTGGTGGCCGAAAACGGAAATACCTCGGCATATCCCCATCATCCAGGTCGATGCCGATCCCCGTGCCATTGGACGGGTCGTACCGGTTACCGTAGGGATTGCAGGTAAGGTGGAAGCGGTGGTGCCTGCCCTGTCTGGTCAGTTGCAACAGTGGGACCGCTCCGAATGGCGCGCACGGGTGCATCAGCTGCGGGAGGATTGGGAGCGTCGGTTGGCCGATGAGGTGAGCCAAAGCGGGGTGCCCATCGCCCCCCAGCGCGTGATTCACGCTTTGTCCCGCTGTGTCGCAGAGGACGCGGTGATAGCGGTGGATACGGGGGACCACACGTTGTGGTTCAACCGCATTTTTCAAAGTCGACGGCAGGAGATTCTGATCTCGGGACGATGGCGGACGCTGGGATTTGCCCTGCCTGCGGCTATGGCCGCCAAGTTGTTCTACCCGGACCGACAGGTGGTGGCGTTGGCGGGTGACGGCGGGGTGATGACGACGATTGCCGATTTGGTGACAGCGACCCATTATGGGTTGGACATCACGCTGGTGGTGATGAACAACGGATCGTATGCCATGGAGAAAAATCGGATGCAACTGGCCGGATTCAGCACCATGGGCAGTGAGACGGTCAATCCGGATTTCTCCGCTCTGGCAGTCGCATGCGGAGGAGAAGGGTTCGTTGTCGAGCAGCCGGAAGACCTGGAGCCGGTGTTACAGCGGGCGTTGGCTAGACCGGTGCCCACTATCGTGGACGTGCGCTGTTCGGATGTGATGGTGCCCCATACCACATTTTGA
- a CDS encoding MerR family transcriptional regulator, whose product MQIKEMAERLGITPRTIRYYEEKGLITPPKEPDNQYRTFTEEEAWRLQTIVTLRRIGMPVSEIKKVLAEVDRGHEHVVTRYLELQRAATFTEWVRLKHQLEIIEQMIQNGEQNRAPSWDDWYHLTRHWQEREQWRLKWQDRWAFDRQADTFDQRVKRNDPLDLYAEYDNALQMLTEWIDARPEESGLDLGTGTGNLAGRFLTNGIWMAAVDQSAEMLRRCREKFPEMTTKLGNFLAIPFPDNAFDFVVTSFAFHHLREEQKPLALEEMYRVLRPGGRIGMVDWMIASDETFHAWKETIRQAGRTDVLREIASEYYVRLEWLCQWWISRGYNVQFRSLTPMLHVWVARPRDKKDT is encoded by the coding sequence ATGCAGATCAAGGAGATGGCGGAACGACTGGGCATCACGCCGCGCACCATCCGCTATTACGAAGAAAAAGGGCTGATCACACCACCCAAAGAACCGGACAACCAATATCGGACCTTTACCGAGGAGGAAGCATGGCGTCTGCAAACGATCGTCACGTTGCGCCGCATCGGCATGCCGGTCAGTGAGATCAAAAAAGTGCTGGCGGAGGTGGACCGCGGTCACGAACATGTCGTCACCCGCTATCTGGAACTGCAACGGGCCGCCACATTCACCGAGTGGGTTCGACTCAAGCATCAATTGGAGATCATCGAGCAGATGATTCAAAACGGGGAACAAAACCGCGCCCCTTCCTGGGATGATTGGTACCATCTCACACGCCATTGGCAAGAGCGGGAACAATGGCGGTTAAAGTGGCAAGACCGATGGGCGTTCGATCGTCAGGCGGATACGTTTGACCAGCGCGTGAAAAGAAATGATCCGCTGGATCTGTATGCAGAGTACGACAACGCCTTGCAAATGCTGACCGAATGGATTGACGCCCGTCCGGAAGAAAGCGGATTAGACCTGGGGACGGGAACGGGCAATCTGGCCGGACGGTTTCTGACAAACGGAATCTGGATGGCCGCCGTGGATCAGTCGGCGGAGATGTTACGACGCTGCCGGGAGAAATTTCCCGAAATGACGACCAAACTGGGCAATTTTTTGGCCATCCCCTTCCCCGATAACGCTTTCGACTTTGTCGTCACCAGCTTTGCTTTTCATCATTTGCGCGAGGAACAAAAACCGCTGGCACTGGAGGAGATGTACCGGGTTTTGCGTCCCGGTGGAAGGATCGGGATGGTCGATTGGATGATTGCGAGCGACGAGACGTTTCACGCCTGGAAAGAGACGATCCGCCAGGCGGGCAGAACGGACGTGCTGAGGGAGATAGCGTCCGAATACTATGTTCGCTTGGAATGGCTGTGTCAATGGTGGATATCACGGGGATATAACGTTCAATTCCGGTCGTTGACACCTATGTTGCACGTTTGGGTGGCGAGACCACGCGATAAAAAGGACACCTGA
- a CDS encoding arsenate reductase family protein produces MAKLKMYWYPRCGTCRKAKKFLEERGVPFEEQHIVENPPSRAELEELIRKSGLPVQKFFNTSGQKYRELNLKEKLKTMSDEEKLDLLASDGMLIKRPIVTDGERVTVGFKEEQFEEHWVS; encoded by the coding sequence GCGGCACCTGTCGCAAAGCCAAAAAGTTTTTGGAGGAACGGGGAGTTCCGTTTGAAGAGCAGCATATCGTCGAGAATCCGCCCAGCCGTGCGGAGCTGGAAGAGCTTATCCGCAAAAGCGGCCTGCCCGTGCAAAAGTTTTTCAATACGAGCGGACAAAAATACCGGGAGCTCAATCTGAAAGAAAAGTTGAAGACGATGAGCGATGAAGAAAAGCTGGATTTGCTCGCCAGTGACGGCATGTTGATCAAACGGCCGATCGTCACCGACGGCGAACGGGTTACGGTGGGCTTCAAAGAAGAGCAGTTTGAGGAACATTGGGTAAGTTGA